A part of Halobacillus shinanisalinarum genomic DNA contains:
- a CDS encoding DUF6501 family protein, with protein sequence MIHKNWENNETIKQIECVHNDAKKFVVNNMLTPGKTYDVKNESEEFYFIIDNSGRVGGFYKEYF encoded by the coding sequence ATGATCCATAAAAATTGGGAAAACAATGAAACAATCAAGCAAATTGAATGTGTGCACAATGATGCTAAAAAATTTGTCGTCAATAATATGCTGACACCTGGTAAAACATATGATGTGAAAAACGAAAGTGAAGAATTTTATTTTATTATTGATAATTCGGGGCGAGTAGGCGGTTTTTATAAAGAATATTTTTAA
- a CDS encoding P1 family peptidase: MKELPITSIAGFAFGHADDAEAGTGCTIVLCEQGARAGVSVRGGSPGTRETDALQSENLIDQVHGVFLSGGSAFGLDAGSGVMDELEKRGVGFDVEVTKVPIVPGAILFDLMVGDGKVRPDQQMGRDATQNALQGLPFLQGNVGAGTGASVGKLLGPSFVMKGGIGHYAVEVGELKMGAVIAVNSFGDIVDPLTGERIAGAYDREKQCFVDSERALVEHMNKTETNRFSGNTTIGIITCNAMLSKPQANKLASIAHDGFARTIKPSHTFVDGDTLFAMTTNEVRVDLNALSSLACYVVERAVVQAVKSAVSAYNLLSYFDIKRGR, from the coding sequence GTGAAAGAACTTCCTATCACATCGATCGCTGGGTTTGCTTTTGGCCATGCAGACGACGCAGAAGCAGGGACAGGCTGTACTATTGTCCTATGCGAACAAGGGGCACGGGCGGGTGTATCTGTACGGGGAGGGTCACCTGGAACCCGGGAAACGGATGCATTACAATCAGAAAATTTGATCGACCAAGTACATGGGGTGTTTTTATCAGGGGGGAGTGCATTCGGATTAGATGCAGGCTCAGGGGTGATGGATGAGCTTGAAAAGAGGGGGGTTGGCTTTGATGTAGAGGTTACTAAAGTGCCGATTGTTCCTGGTGCTATTTTATTTGACTTGATGGTTGGCGATGGTAAAGTTCGTCCTGATCAGCAAATGGGGAGAGACGCTACACAGAATGCTCTGCAAGGACTGCCTTTTCTACAAGGGAACGTGGGCGCCGGAACGGGGGCATCTGTCGGTAAACTACTTGGTCCCTCTTTTGTCATGAAAGGTGGGATAGGGCATTATGCGGTTGAAGTCGGTGAATTGAAAATGGGGGCAGTGATTGCAGTGAACAGTTTTGGAGATATTGTCGATCCCCTAACTGGTGAACGAATAGCGGGGGCTTATGATAGAGAAAAACAATGCTTCGTAGACAGTGAGCGTGCTCTCGTTGAACACATGAACAAGACTGAAACCAATCGATTTAGCGGAAATACTACCATTGGTATCATTACATGCAATGCAATGCTGTCGAAACCGCAAGCAAATAAACTAGCTTCCATTGCTCATGATGGTTTTGCACGAACGATAAAACCCTCTCATACGTTTGTAGATGGTGATACATTATTTGCAATGACTACAAATGAAGTAAGGGTAGACTTAAATGCTTTAAGCTCCCTGGCATGTTATGTAGTTGAACGAGCGGTTGTACAGGCCGTAAAATCTGCTGTTAGCGCTTATAACCTGTTATCCTATTTTGATATAAAAAGGGGGAGATAA
- a CDS encoding indolepyruvate ferredoxin oxidoreductase subunit alpha, with protein sequence MAFVITSPCKDEKAGECVDVCPVDCIEEGKDMFYIDPAICIDCGACEAVCPVEAIYIEDEIPEEENKYIELNRKFFEEQ encoded by the coding sequence TTGGCATTTGTTATTACTTCACCTTGTAAAGATGAAAAAGCAGGGGAATGTGTAGACGTGTGTCCAGTCGATTGTATCGAAGAAGGAAAAGATATGTTCTATATCGATCCAGCCATTTGCATTGACTGTGGGGCATGTGAGGCGGTCTGCCCTGTTGAGGCCATTTACATTGAAGATGAGATTCCAGAAGAGGAAAATAAATACATCGAATTAAACCGCAAGTTTTTTGAAGAACAGTAA
- a CDS encoding acylphosphatase, with the protein MPRKQMIVHGRVQGVGFRATIEQLAKQYGLTGWVKNKPDGTVEIEAEGYENELSSFIEVVRAGPNNFAKVQALDIKDLENENSYSNFKIIH; encoded by the coding sequence ATGCCACGAAAACAAATGATCGTCCATGGCAGGGTGCAAGGAGTCGGTTTCCGTGCGACTATTGAACAGTTAGCAAAGCAGTATGGTCTTACAGGGTGGGTGAAAAACAAACCTGATGGAACCGTTGAAATCGAAGCGGAAGGATACGAGAATGAACTCTCTTCTTTTATAGAAGTGGTAAGAGCAGGACCAAATAATTTTGCCAAGGTTCAGGCACTTGATATCAAAGATTTGGAAAATGAAAACAGCTACAGTAACTTTAAAATCATCCATTAA
- a CDS encoding gamma-glutamylcyclotransferase family protein has protein sequence MRVFVYGSLCMGERNHEMLVDSILLSEQAWVNGTLLQSDSYYPYLRPSETDITYGEIYDVSDEVLIQLDTLEGYNGNKATSLFDRQMVSVHTDQGTLRVFVYVGTEKVKGEKIVPHGNWKVSQYLKRAETYYFAYGSCMDNRRFKRAHVDTLFQEVLGGAALEKYRLRFSYHVPDGGRADIEEEPNACVEGLLYKVKPPAIDYLYEREGVYAGAYRPVIINVSCQGIDYRALSFTVTAKQADKIPPLHYAKEIYLGAAPYVSEGYRMQLTEMFTTKLPVKGIDLYLQSNGEKSYHNR, from the coding sequence GTGCGTGTTTTTGTTTATGGATCCCTATGTATGGGGGAAAGGAATCATGAGATGTTAGTTGACTCAATCTTGCTCTCAGAACAGGCCTGGGTTAACGGTACGTTGTTACAGAGCGACTCCTACTATCCTTATCTGAGGCCTTCGGAAACGGACATTACATATGGTGAAATCTACGATGTATCGGATGAGGTGCTTATACAGCTGGACACATTAGAGGGGTATAATGGTAATAAAGCCACATCACTATTTGATCGGCAAATGGTAAGCGTACATACAGATCAAGGGACTCTACGTGTTTTTGTGTATGTCGGTACAGAGAAAGTGAAGGGTGAGAAAATCGTGCCCCATGGAAACTGGAAGGTGTCACAATATCTAAAGCGAGCAGAGACTTACTATTTTGCCTATGGATCGTGCATGGATAATAGACGCTTTAAACGTGCTCATGTAGATACTCTTTTCCAGGAGGTATTAGGCGGTGCCGCCCTAGAAAAGTATCGCTTGCGATTTTCCTATCATGTCCCTGATGGGGGGAGGGCTGATATTGAAGAAGAACCGAATGCTTGTGTAGAAGGTCTTCTGTATAAGGTAAAACCACCGGCAATTGATTATTTGTATGAAAGAGAGGGAGTGTACGCTGGTGCTTATAGACCTGTGATTATCAACGTTTCCTGCCAGGGAATAGACTATAGAGCATTATCGTTTACTGTTACTGCTAAACAAGCAGATAAAATTCCCCCACTTCACTATGCTAAGGAAATTTACCTAGGTGCCGCACCTTATGTTTCAGAAGGTTATAGAATGCAGCTTACTGAAATGTTTACGACAAAACTGCCAGTGAAAGGAATTGACCTGTATTTACAGTCGAACGGGGAGAAATCCTATCATAATAGATAA
- a CDS encoding cold-shock protein → MAFGKKNQAEIVEEETKIWVCKSEDCSCWMRDNFRTNEEAICPICKNEMEASTKVLQVVENNSLYYKS, encoded by the coding sequence ATGGCATTCGGTAAAAAGAACCAGGCTGAAATAGTTGAAGAAGAAACAAAAATTTGGGTATGTAAATCTGAGGATTGCAGTTGCTGGATGAGAGATAATTTTAGAACGAATGAGGAAGCGATTTGTCCCATCTGCAAAAATGAGATGGAAGCAAGCACCAAAGTACTTCAAGTCGTTGAAAATAATAGCTTATATTATAAGTCATAA
- a CDS encoding cold-shock protein, producing MKTGTVKWFNAEKGFGFIEVEGEDDVFVHFSAIQEEGFKSLEEGQTVEFEITEGNRGPQAANVTKL from the coding sequence ATGAAAACTGGTACAGTAAAATGGTTTAACGCTGAAAAAGGTTTTGGATTTATCGAAGTAGAAGGCGAAGACGATGTATTTGTACATTTCAGCGCCATTCAAGAAGAAGGATTCAAATCCCTTGAAGAAGGTCAAACTGTAGAATTTGAGATTACTGAAGGCAACCGCGGACCACAGGCTGCTAATGTAACTAAATTATAA
- a CDS encoding AbrB family transcriptional regulator, whose protein sequence is MHKDYVITYFAAFAGGMAFNYFSLPLPWILGPVTALILYKMSGEQKTNSSSRLRDLGFWLLGVQIGLTFQADTWTTVGPYLLPYSLFSFTIIAISLLFACILSKQVDIDPTTTMIGSVPGGLSAMIAVSESLQGNTVLVTIFHTIRLLSVLFIIPFAATHWLNTSEANQSIPSASDATSGDYWTIFIYLLSLAAGYFLRQKIPASLIILPMLIIGVCQTAGLSLYSLPTVFFIGAQLTIGVHLGNKIVLKDVIRAGRYCGLFFSLALLLITFSFLFGLFLSKWTGMELITAILSLAPGGLVEMALTAQDAGANPAIVSSLQTIRLLTIVLFMPLLLKWLLQRQSKRPLV, encoded by the coding sequence TTGCATAAAGATTACGTCATAACCTACTTCGCTGCTTTTGCCGGAGGGATGGCTTTTAATTATTTTTCCTTGCCGCTCCCATGGATATTAGGACCTGTGACCGCACTTATTCTGTACAAAATGAGTGGAGAACAAAAGACCAATTCAAGTTCACGTCTGCGAGATCTTGGTTTCTGGTTATTAGGTGTCCAAATCGGGCTAACCTTTCAAGCCGATACATGGACAACTGTTGGGCCATACTTGCTCCCATACAGTCTTTTTTCATTCACCATTATTGCGATCAGCTTATTGTTTGCTTGTATTTTATCGAAACAAGTTGATATCGATCCGACGACAACAATGATTGGAAGTGTCCCAGGCGGTTTATCTGCTATGATCGCTGTAAGTGAATCTTTGCAAGGTAATACGGTATTAGTGACCATTTTTCACACGATTCGTTTATTATCTGTATTATTTATTATTCCTTTTGCAGCAACGCATTGGTTAAACACTAGTGAAGCAAATCAATCAATCCCATCTGCCTCTGATGCAACCTCGGGCGATTACTGGACTATTTTCATTTATTTATTAAGTTTGGCGGCAGGCTATTTTCTTCGGCAGAAAATCCCTGCGTCGCTTATTATTCTGCCCATGTTGATCATTGGTGTGTGTCAAACTGCCGGTCTGTCACTCTACTCCTTACCTACAGTCTTTTTTATAGGGGCCCAGCTTACGATAGGGGTACATTTAGGAAATAAAATTGTGCTAAAAGATGTGATACGTGCCGGACGTTACTGCGGATTATTCTTTAGTCTCGCCTTGTTACTCATCACCTTTTCGTTCCTATTTGGCCTTTTTTTATCGAAGTGGACAGGTATGGAACTGATAACAGCTATTTTGAGTTTAGCGCCAGGTGGATTAGTAGAGATGGCACTTACTGCCCAGGATGCAGGGGCGAACCCCGCGATTGTAAGTTCGCTGCAAACGATAAGGCTGCTGACGATCGTCTTGTTTATGCCGCTGCTATTAAAATGGCTGCTTCAAAGACAGTCTAAACGTCCGCTTGTATGA
- a CDS encoding dynamin family protein translates to MSVPTVEAHTQTLTRLEKLYSELAKDNQLQAKKILELIEKVNKQEVMLGFAGHFSAGKSTMINHIVGQPILPSSPIPTSANIVKLSNGSPATIADFSEDIPVKYEGAVDIDTIQAMCREGEKITGLEIHRPLDDLPAHVKILDTPGVDSTRDADRLITESSLHVMDYMYYVMDYNHVQSEVNLGFLLEMQQRKIPFSIIINQVDKHNEEELTFGQFKSSVISSLGVWGIEPENIYYTSLRDLTHPANQIEEVEASFRKQFDTTPIDQMALNHAQEIIKESIRDYISNFEEQIDLLNNQIEQGERTIAEQEFEDSQSLIEIQKQRIPKAKSQFDERVLKFISNAYLMPSELREQARLYLEAMQPSFKVGMIMAKKRTEEERNIRLESFYSKLKETIEKNVTWPLRERMLRLMEEFEITNSSLIHDAQSFEVTYTSSRLHELIESGASVTGEYVLRYTDQLSKDIQRQIRGQLYDWWEEVEVVLQNRNEQELHAHEQLFAAYHNKADAEEELNKLNIKIQQVKRNLEDTFSNDELLSDEVHQQVTQALQKRSSQIKIQSSQRLSFVEERPGGYEEKQDEGQSLTGESRTKSELIQRKAAEARDILKNIDGFENLISQLHNKQLRLDQRRYTIALFGAFSAGKSSFANALLGDRVLPVSPNPTTATINKITAPTEQHPHQTVTVKVKAEQQLLEDIALVGKKVFERYDSLASAYQGIVSLPEEQLQKLDHKKRSFLDAFVDGYEEMKQHVNKEITITLDGFASYVSEERKSCFIEWMELYYDCEWTRAGITLVDTPGADSVNARHTNVSFNYIKDADAILFVTYYNHPFSKADQSFLTQLGRVKDAFSMDKMFFIINAADLAENDEEKHQVENYLRNQLSQFHIRYPRIFSLSSLQGLKEKQTMKSNDSGLPLFEDRFEQFLQEELTEVLHHSIEHDLSEAATSLESVIENATLNEREREEKLKSVIGEQDQARQILKTRFETRGEKAIAQKVEKQLHFVHQRMMLNFNDYFKNHFNPASIHGDRAEAREQLREAAEELLQEVEFEMNQELKAVTLRIETFIKELVQQYKKDYEAELKRVKHTLALSDYEWTSVAPPMIEQPLPLSEADISDVLRLFKGTKSFFEQNAKQQMKDQLSERVDVPLYEQINQVKDEIAEHYTDKWSHALHQAVDGWIEELDYSFNRLRYSLEHPVDVSHLQEQYNHLKSIL, encoded by the coding sequence ATGTCTGTACCCACCGTAGAAGCGCATACGCAGACGCTCACTCGCCTTGAAAAGCTTTATAGTGAGCTTGCTAAGGATAATCAGTTACAAGCTAAAAAAATATTAGAACTTATTGAGAAGGTGAATAAGCAGGAAGTTATGCTTGGCTTTGCCGGCCATTTCTCAGCAGGAAAGTCGACGATGATTAACCATATCGTTGGTCAGCCCATCCTTCCTTCCAGTCCGATTCCAACGAGTGCAAACATAGTCAAATTATCAAATGGTTCTCCGGCAACAATAGCTGATTTTAGTGAAGATATTCCGGTTAAGTACGAAGGAGCGGTGGATATAGACACCATTCAAGCGATGTGTCGGGAAGGCGAGAAAATTACTGGGTTGGAAATCCATAGGCCCTTAGATGATCTCCCAGCACACGTAAAGATCTTAGATACACCAGGTGTGGATTCCACGAGAGATGCTGATCGTTTAATTACTGAATCTTCCTTGCATGTAATGGATTACATGTATTATGTAATGGATTACAATCACGTACAATCTGAAGTAAATTTGGGGTTTCTTCTTGAAATGCAACAACGTAAGATCCCTTTTTCAATTATTATTAACCAAGTCGATAAACATAATGAAGAAGAGTTAACTTTTGGACAGTTTAAGAGCAGTGTTATTTCTTCTTTAGGCGTGTGGGGGATTGAGCCTGAGAACATTTATTACACCTCGTTGAGGGATTTGACTCATCCAGCCAATCAAATAGAGGAAGTGGAGGCTAGTTTCCGCAAACAATTTGATACGACACCGATTGATCAAATGGCCTTGAACCATGCACAGGAGATTATAAAGGAAAGCATAAGGGATTATATCTCCAATTTTGAGGAACAAATTGATCTCCTAAACAATCAAATTGAGCAGGGAGAACGGACGATTGCTGAACAGGAATTCGAGGATTCACAGTCACTAATCGAAATCCAAAAGCAGAGAATCCCTAAGGCAAAGAGCCAATTTGATGAGCGGGTCTTAAAGTTTATATCAAATGCCTATTTAATGCCAAGTGAACTGCGCGAACAAGCGCGTTTGTATTTAGAAGCAATGCAGCCATCATTTAAAGTCGGAATGATTATGGCTAAGAAAAGAACAGAAGAAGAAAGAAACATTCGATTGGAAAGTTTCTATAGCAAGCTTAAGGAAACCATAGAAAAGAACGTTACGTGGCCTCTACGTGAACGGATGCTTCGATTAATGGAAGAGTTTGAAATAACAAATAGTTCCCTTATTCATGATGCGCAGTCTTTTGAAGTAACATACACATCTTCACGTTTGCACGAATTAATTGAATCAGGTGCCTCTGTGACAGGAGAGTATGTGCTTCGTTATACGGACCAACTGTCTAAAGATATTCAGCGGCAGATTAGAGGGCAATTATACGATTGGTGGGAAGAGGTTGAAGTCGTTTTACAAAACAGGAATGAGCAAGAATTGCATGCACATGAACAACTATTTGCCGCTTACCATAATAAGGCTGATGCGGAGGAAGAACTCAATAAGCTTAATATAAAGATACAACAGGTAAAGCGAAATCTTGAGGACACTTTTTCTAATGATGAGCTGCTTTCTGATGAAGTACATCAGCAGGTTACTCAAGCTTTGCAAAAACGCAGCTCGCAAATAAAGATTCAGTCCAGTCAGCGGCTGTCCTTTGTCGAGGAGCGACCGGGCGGATATGAAGAAAAACAGGATGAAGGGCAGTCGCTTACAGGGGAAAGCAGGACTAAAAGCGAACTGATCCAAAGAAAAGCTGCTGAAGCCCGGGACATCTTAAAGAATATAGACGGGTTTGAAAATCTCATTTCACAACTTCATAACAAACAGCTGAGACTTGATCAGCGACGGTATACGATAGCTTTGTTTGGAGCCTTCAGTGCTGGGAAATCTTCATTTGCCAATGCCTTATTAGGAGACCGAGTACTCCCTGTCTCTCCTAATCCAACGACAGCAACGATTAATAAAATTACAGCCCCTACAGAGCAGCACCCTCACCAAACGGTGACTGTTAAAGTAAAAGCTGAGCAGCAATTGTTAGAAGATATTGCGTTGGTTGGAAAAAAAGTGTTTGAGCGATATGATAGTTTGGCTTCAGCCTATCAAGGTATTGTTTCTTTACCGGAAGAACAACTACAAAAGCTTGATCACAAGAAGCGTTCTTTCCTGGACGCTTTTGTAGACGGATATGAAGAGATGAAACAACATGTTAACAAGGAAATAACGATCACCCTCGACGGTTTTGCTTCTTATGTATCTGAAGAGAGAAAATCGTGTTTCATTGAGTGGATGGAACTTTACTATGATTGTGAATGGACCCGTGCAGGCATTACGCTAGTCGATACACCTGGTGCAGACTCTGTCAACGCCAGACATACAAATGTGTCCTTCAATTATATAAAAGATGCAGATGCCATTTTATTTGTCACTTATTATAACCACCCTTTTTCAAAAGCAGATCAATCATTTTTAACCCAGTTGGGACGTGTAAAAGACGCATTTTCGATGGATAAAATGTTTTTTATTATCAATGCTGCGGATTTAGCTGAAAATGATGAAGAGAAGCATCAAGTGGAGAACTATTTGAGGAACCAGCTTTCTCAATTTCACATTCGTTATCCGCGCATTTTTTCATTGTCCAGCTTGCAAGGATTAAAAGAAAAACAAACAATGAAGTCAAATGACAGTGGATTACCATTATTTGAAGATCGTTTTGAGCAGTTTCTACAGGAAGAACTGACAGAAGTGCTTCATCATTCAATTGAACATGACCTTTCTGAAGCGGCCACTTCTTTAGAATCTGTGATCGAAAACGCTACGTTAAATGAGCGGGAAAGAGAAGAGAAGCTGAAGTCTGTTATTGGTGAGCAAGACCAGGCGAGGCAAATTCTAAAGACAAGATTTGAAACGCGCGGAGAAAAAGCGATTGCCCAGAAAGTGGAGAAACAGCTTCACTTTGTTCATCAACGAATGATGTTGAACTTTAACGACTATTTTAAAAATCATTTCAATCCTGCGTCGATCCATGGAGATAGGGCTGAAGCTAGGGAACAGTTACGGGAAGCTGCCGAGGAGTTGCTTCAAGAGGTAGAATTCGAAATGAACCAGGAGTTAAAAGCCGTTACCCTTAGAATTGAAACCTTCATTAAGGAATTGGTGCAGCAGTATAAAAAGGACTATGAAGCAGAGCTCAAGCGAGTCAAACATACACTTGCGCTTAGTGATTACGAGTGGACTAGTGTAGCACCGCCTATGATTGAGCAGCCCTTGCCTTTGTCTGAAGCTGATATTTCTGATGTTTTACGGTTATTTAAGGGAACGAAATCGTTTTTTGAACAAAATGCGAAACAACAAATGAAAGATCAGTTGAGTGAAAGAGTGGATGTTCCTCTCTATGAGCAGATTAATCAAGTAAAAGATGAGATAGCAGAGCACTACACAGATAAGTGGAGCCATGCTTTACATCAGGCTGTTGATGGGTGGATAGAGGAACTGGACTATAGCTTCAACAGGTTGAGATACAGCCTTGAACATCCAGTTGACGTTTCGCACTTACAAGAACAATATAACCATTTAAAGAGTATTCTTTAA
- a CDS encoding superoxide dismutase family protein: MYMNQPYPSTRPTHQPEQARVNFKGSPLAPDLRGITQFYQRPYGVEVFVQVEGLPDFQVKDGVQIGPHGFHIHEAGVCEIGDGKDPFQSAGGHWNPDDQPHGNHAGDFPVLFSNQGRARMIFFTDRFQVEDIIGKSVIIHQGPDDYQSQPSGDAGKRIACGVIEKV, encoded by the coding sequence ATGTATATGAACCAACCTTATCCATCCACAAGACCTACCCATCAGCCTGAACAGGCAAGAGTAAATTTCAAGGGGAGCCCGCTAGCTCCTGATCTTAGAGGGATCACACAATTTTATCAACGTCCATACGGGGTAGAAGTATTTGTCCAAGTGGAAGGATTACCCGACTTTCAAGTAAAAGACGGGGTTCAAATTGGTCCGCATGGATTTCATATTCATGAAGCGGGTGTATGTGAGATTGGAGATGGAAAGGATCCGTTTCAATCAGCTGGAGGGCATTGGAATCCTGATGATCAGCCCCATGGTAATCATGCAGGTGACTTCCCTGTTTTGTTTTCCAACCAAGGACGTGCACGCATGATCTTTTTTACAGATCGCTTTCAAGTAGAAGATATCATTGGAAAATCCGTCATCATTCACCAAGGGCCAGATGATTACCAGTCACAGCCTAGCGGTGATGCAGGAAAAAGGATTGCGTGCGGGGTTATAGAAAAAGTTTAA
- the msrB gene encoding peptide-methionine (R)-S-oxide reductase MsrB, giving the protein MNQQLQKATFAGGCFWCMVEPFEERPGIESVTSGYTGGHTENPTYMSVITESTGHREAVQILYNPEIFPYERLVEIFWQQIDPTDDRGQFADRGHSYTTAIYYHTDEQKQIAEASKEKLQASGKFKSSIVTEILPADTFYQAEDKHQEYHKKNAYHYKRYKKGSGRADFIKDHWNYKKDQHELKSRLTDIQYKVTQENETERPFQNEYNDHEGEGIYVDIVSGEPLFSSKDKYDAGCGWPSFTKPIEKQQVNEHVDQTHGMIRTEVRSDRADSHLGHVFEDGPTAKGGLRYCINSAAMKFIPVEDMNQEGYGYLTHLFK; this is encoded by the coding sequence ATGAATCAACAATTACAAAAAGCGACCTTTGCTGGCGGATGCTTCTGGTGCATGGTTGAACCATTTGAGGAAAGACCAGGCATTGAATCTGTCACTTCAGGCTATACAGGCGGGCATACTGAAAATCCAACGTATATGAGTGTGATCACTGAATCTACCGGTCACCGCGAGGCAGTGCAAATCTTGTATAACCCCGAGATTTTTCCTTACGAAAGGCTAGTTGAAATCTTTTGGCAGCAAATAGACCCAACGGATGATCGTGGTCAGTTTGCCGATCGCGGCCACTCTTATACAACAGCCATTTATTACCATACAGACGAACAAAAACAGATTGCCGAGGCAAGCAAGGAGAAATTGCAAGCATCAGGCAAATTTAAGAGTTCAATTGTAACTGAGATTTTACCAGCAGATACCTTCTACCAGGCAGAGGACAAGCATCAAGAATATCATAAGAAGAATGCTTACCATTATAAGCGCTATAAAAAAGGTTCGGGTCGTGCCGATTTTATTAAAGATCATTGGAATTACAAAAAAGATCAACATGAACTAAAGTCACGGCTGACAGATATTCAGTATAAGGTCACACAGGAAAATGAAACCGAACGTCCTTTTCAGAATGAATACAACGATCACGAGGGTGAAGGGATCTATGTTGATATTGTATCTGGAGAACCTTTATTTAGTTCAAAGGATAAGTATGATGCCGGTTGTGGATGGCCAAGCTTTACGAAACCGATTGAGAAACAACAAGTGAACGAACATGTGGACCAGACCCACGGCATGATCCGGACAGAGGTTCGTAGCGATCGGGCTGATTCCCATTTGGGACATGTGTTTGAGGATGGTCCAACTGCAAAGGGCGGTTTACGCTATTGCATCAATTCCGCTGCCATGAAGTTTATTCCAGTAGAGGATATGAATCAGGAAGGCTATGGGTATTTGACTCACTTATTTAAATGA
- a CDS encoding histidine phosphatase family protein, whose product MDKLILVRHSETEGQHEDSPLTKLGVRQAQVLSTFLQHSGYKIDRIISSPFLRAIETIKPFAENNGVTIERDERLEERILSHDPLDDWEEVLHDTFRDPELKMSGGESSTEARERVLSLIDELENEEGNVLLVTHGNLLALLLQKYNREIGFADWKRLSRPDIFLIQKQGGEYTVERIWED is encoded by the coding sequence ATGGACAAACTTATTTTAGTGCGGCACAGTGAAACAGAAGGCCAGCATGAAGACTCACCTTTAACAAAGTTAGGAGTACGTCAAGCCCAAGTATTATCTACATTTCTGCAGCATTCAGGTTATAAAATTGATCGGATCATTTCGAGCCCGTTTTTGCGTGCGATCGAGACGATTAAACCGTTTGCTGAAAATAATGGCGTGACGATCGAAAGAGACGAGCGTTTAGAAGAACGCATCTTGAGTCACGATCCTCTTGATGACTGGGAAGAAGTGCTTCATGATACCTTCAGAGACCCTGAACTTAAAATGTCCGGCGGTGAATCCTCCACTGAAGCAAGAGAACGTGTACTATCGCTTATCGATGAACTTGAAAACGAGGAAGGCAATGTTCTGCTAGTGACCCATGGCAATTTGTTAGCGTTACTTCTACAAAAATATAACCGGGAAATTGGCTTTGCAGATTGGAAGCGACTCTCAAGGCCAGATATCTTTTTAATACAAAAACAGGGCGGAGAATATACTGTGGAGCGAATTTGGGAAGACTAG
- a CDS encoding YqfQ family protein: protein MFYRNQPPYGPMGMGRGMYPGYQQPQGMRKFLAPFLNRGGGAGARSFGGPSSFGASPFTSAFPPTSAAQTAASGGANWLGNLQGALKAVQSAAPMVQQYGPMVKNIPAMINMMKLMNESDEETEEENDNDDQSSESVSEAVSSNHEPEVQKKQQGTSQPKLYI, encoded by the coding sequence ATGTTTTATAGAAATCAACCACCATATGGTCCGATGGGAATGGGAAGAGGAATGTATCCAGGATATCAACAGCCGCAAGGAATGAGGAAGTTCTTAGCCCCTTTCTTAAACCGTGGCGGTGGTGCAGGTGCAAGATCCTTTGGTGGTCCATCATCATTTGGTGCTAGTCCTTTTACTAGCGCGTTTCCTCCCACTTCTGCAGCACAGACGGCTGCTAGCGGTGGAGCAAATTGGTTAGGGAACCTTCAAGGGGCTTTGAAGGCAGTGCAATCTGCTGCTCCAATGGTTCAACAATACGGGCCAATGGTCAAAAATATTCCGGCGATGATCAATATGATGAAGTTAATGAACGAATCAGATGAAGAAACGGAAGAAGAAAATGATAACGATGACCAATCATCCGAGAGTGTAAGTGAAGCTGTAAGTTCAAACCATGAACCTGAAGTTCAAAAAAAACAGCAAGGAACTTCCCAGCCTAAGTTATATATTTAG